The following are from one region of the Roseobacter fucihabitans genome:
- the trbE gene encoding conjugal transfer protein TrbE translates to MMNLAEYRQKSSHLADFLPWAALVGVGVILNKDGSFQRTARFRGPDLDSAVPAELVAVAGRINNALRRLCSGWAVFVEAQRIPAISYPDSQFPDAASALVDAERKAQFEEEGAHFESRYFLTLLFLPPAEEAARAERFLYEGRDREGGANARETLAGFVDRTDRVLQLLEGFMPECIWLDDAETLTYLHATISTKVQRVRVPAVPMHLDALLADQPLTAGLEPMLGDAHLRILTITGFPSATTPGILDDLNRLAFPYRWSTRAIMLDKTDATRLLTKIRRQWFAKRKSIAAILKEIMTNEASALLDSDAHNKAMDADAALQELGSDLIGEAYVTATVTVWDADPRIADEKLRLVEKAIQGRDFTCIAETTNAVEAWLGSLPGHVYANVRQPPVSTLNLAHMIPLSAVWAGPEEDDHFAAPPLLFGQTEGSTPFRLSLHVGDVGHTLVVGPTGAGKSVLLALMAMQFRRYAGALVFAFDFGRSIRAAALAMGGDWHDLGAALSDDASDPVALQPLAHIHEGATRNWAADWIASILAREGVTVTPDVKDHLWSALSSLASAPVGERTLTGLSVLLQSQDLKRALQPYCIGGPFGHLLDAEDEQLGTATVQAFETEGLIGTGAASAVLAYLFHRIEARLDGSPTLLIIDEGWLALDDTGFAGQLREWLKTLRKKNASVVFATQSLADIDGSAIAPAIIESCPTRLFLPNERALEPQIADIYRRFGLNDRQNDILARATPKRDYYCQSRRGNRLFDLGLGEIALAFTATSSKSDQTAITRILAEHGRDGFVPAWLRERRVDWAVDLLPSLTNLTLAPSVPDIEEQDPTDLSTGPTSLTQQEISP, encoded by the coding sequence ATGATGAACCTCGCCGAATATCGCCAGAAATCCTCCCATCTGGCCGACTTTCTGCCCTGGGCGGCGCTTGTTGGTGTGGGCGTCATCCTGAACAAGGACGGCTCCTTCCAGCGCACGGCGCGCTTTCGTGGTCCGGATCTCGACAGCGCGGTGCCTGCGGAACTTGTCGCGGTCGCGGGCCGGATCAACAACGCGTTACGACGGCTCTGTTCGGGATGGGCAGTCTTCGTCGAAGCGCAACGCATACCCGCCATTTCCTATCCCGACAGCCAATTCCCCGATGCGGCATCGGCTTTGGTCGATGCCGAGCGCAAGGCGCAGTTCGAAGAGGAAGGCGCACATTTCGAGTCGCGGTATTTCCTGACGTTGCTGTTCCTGCCGCCCGCTGAAGAAGCGGCCCGCGCCGAGCGTTTCCTCTACGAAGGGCGTGATCGCGAGGGCGGAGCTAATGCCCGCGAGACACTAGCGGGCTTTGTCGACCGGACCGACCGCGTGCTGCAACTTCTTGAGGGGTTCATGCCGGAATGTATCTGGCTCGATGATGCCGAGACCCTGACATACCTGCATGCAACCATCTCGACCAAAGTGCAGCGCGTCCGTGTGCCCGCGGTGCCGATGCATCTCGATGCATTGCTCGCTGACCAGCCACTGACCGCCGGGCTGGAGCCAATGCTGGGAGACGCACATCTGCGTATCCTCACGATCACCGGTTTCCCGAGTGCAACGACGCCTGGCATTCTCGACGATTTGAACCGGCTCGCCTTCCCCTATCGCTGGTCCACGCGCGCGATCATGCTCGACAAAACCGACGCCACGCGGCTCCTCACCAAGATCCGCAGACAATGGTTCGCCAAGCGCAAATCCATCGCGGCCATCCTCAAGGAAATCATGACCAACGAGGCGTCAGCGCTTTTGGATTCCGACGCCCACAACAAGGCGATGGATGCCGATGCCGCCCTGCAGGAACTCGGCTCTGATCTAATTGGCGAAGCTTATGTCACGGCGACCGTCACCGTTTGGGACGCTGACCCGCGCATTGCCGACGAAAAACTGCGGCTGGTCGAGAAAGCCATTCAGGGCCGCGATTTCACCTGCATCGCTGAAACCACCAATGCCGTCGAAGCCTGGCTCGGCTCCCTGCCCGGGCATGTCTACGCCAATGTCCGACAGCCGCCGGTCTCGACACTCAATCTTGCCCATATGATCCCGCTCTCAGCGGTCTGGGCGGGTCCTGAGGAAGATGATCATTTCGCGGCCCCTCCGCTGCTCTTTGGCCAAACCGAAGGATCAACCCCGTTCCGTCTGTCCCTGCATGTCGGCGATGTCGGCCATACATTGGTCGTCGGGCCGACCGGCGCGGGCAAGTCCGTGCTGCTGGCCCTGATGGCCATGCAATTTCGGCGCTATGCGGGGGCACTGGTCTTCGCCTTCGACTTCGGCCGCTCGATCCGGGCCGCAGCCCTCGCCATGGGTGGTGACTGGCACGATCTGGGCGCCGCGTTGTCCGATGATGCGTCGGACCCAGTCGCCCTGCAGCCGCTGGCCCACATTCATGAAGGCGCGACCCGCAACTGGGCCGCCGACTGGATCGCCAGCATCCTTGCGCGCGAAGGCGTGACCGTCACACCGGACGTGAAGGACCACCTTTGGTCCGCCCTGTCGTCTCTGGCCTCCGCGCCGGTAGGTGAACGCACCCTGACGGGCCTGTCGGTGCTGTTGCAGTCCCAAGACCTCAAGCGCGCCTTGCAGCCCTATTGTATCGGTGGCCCCTTCGGCCATCTGCTCGATGCCGAAGACGAGCAGCTCGGTACGGCCACCGTCCAGGCCTTCGAGACCGAAGGGCTCATCGGCACCGGTGCGGCCTCTGCCGTGCTGGCCTATCTCTTCCACCGGATCGAAGCCCGGCTGGACGGATCGCCCACCCTGCTGATTATAGACGAAGGCTGGCTGGCGCTGGATGACACAGGTTTCGCCGGGCAGTTGCGCGAATGGTTGAAAACCCTGCGCAAAAAGAATGCCAGCGTGGTCTTCGCCACCCAATCGCTTGCGGATATCGACGGTTCGGCCATCGCACCCGCGATCATCGAGAGTTGCCCGACACGGCTGTTCTTGCCGAACGAACGCGCCCTCGAGCCGCAGATCGCCGATATTTATCGCCGCTTTGGCTTGAACGACCGCCAGAACGACATCCTCGCCCGGGCCACTCCCAAACGCGACTATTATTGCCAATCCCGGCGCGGCAACCGGCTTTTCGACCTCGGTCTAGGCGAGATTGCCCTCGCCTTCACCGCGACCTCGTCCAAATCCGATCAGACCGCGATCACCCGCATTCTCGCCGAACACGGGCGCGATGGTTTCGTGCCAGCCTGGCTACGCGAACGCCGGGTCGATTGGGCCGTCGATCTGCTTCCCAGCCTGACCAATCTGACCCTAGCGCCATCCGTGCCAGACATCGAAGAACAAGACCCCACGGACTTATCGACAGGTCCCACATCCCTCACACAACAGGAGATTTCCCCATGA
- a CDS encoding VirB3 family type IV secretion system protein: protein MVDPDAIPGFVIPVHRALTEPILLAGAPRSIAMLNGTLAASIGLGLQLWLVGLLIWIAGHLAAVWAAKRDPLFVDVVRRHIRIPGHLGV from the coding sequence ATGGTCGATCCTGACGCTATCCCCGGCTTTGTTATCCCGGTCCACCGGGCTCTGACCGAACCGATCCTGCTGGCAGGTGCGCCGCGCTCCATCGCGATGCTGAACGGCACGCTTGCCGCCTCCATCGGGCTTGGGTTGCAACTCTGGCTGGTCGGTCTGCTGATCTGGATTGCGGGCCATCTTGCTGCCGTATGGGCCGCCAAGCGCGATCCGCTCTTCGTCGATGTGGTGCGCCGTCATATCCGCATCCCCGGCCATCTCGGAGTGTGA
- a CDS encoding TrbC/VirB2 family protein: protein MFTNFLTSRRVVDALCISAFVSLTLATPARAAGSSMPWEAPLQAILESIEGPVAKIIAVMIIIITGLTLAFGDSSGGARRLIQIVFGISIAFAASSFFLSFFSFGGGAVI from the coding sequence ATGTTCACCAATTTCCTAACAAGCCGCCGGGTGGTCGACGCCCTTTGCATTTCCGCCTTCGTCTCGCTGACCTTGGCCACCCCCGCCCGCGCCGCAGGTTCTTCGATGCCTTGGGAAGCACCGCTGCAAGCAATCCTCGAATCCATCGAAGGTCCGGTTGCCAAGATCATCGCGGTGATGATCATCATCATTACCGGCCTGACCCTCGCCTTTGGCGACAGCTCGGGTGGCGCGCGGCGGCTGATCCAGATCGTCTTCGGCATCTCCATCGCCTTTGCTGCATCGAGCTTTTTTCTGTCGTTCTTCTCGTTTGGCGGCGGAGCGGTGATCTGA
- the trbB gene encoding P-type conjugative transfer ATPase TrbB, whose amino-acid sequence MTVAHQHSEAVSRGSRMLRTALGPSIAGYLDDAQVVEVMLNPDGRLWIDRLSEGLRPTDHCVSHADGERIIRLVAHHVSVEVHTGAPRVSAELPETGERFEGLLPPVVTAPTFAIRKPAVAVFTLKDYVTADVMTATQAETLRAAVADRRNILVAGGTSTGKTTLTNSLLAEVAKTEDRVVLIEDTRELQCAAPNLVALRTKDGVASLSDLVRSSLRLRPDRIPIGEVRGPEALDLLKAWGTGHPGGIGTIHAGTALGALRRMEQLIQEAVVTVPRALIAETIDIVAVLSGRGSARRLSELAHVEGLDPTGDYCLSPATDTSKGSD is encoded by the coding sequence ATGACCGTGGCACATCAACACTCAGAGGCAGTTTCACGCGGCAGCCGCATGCTGCGCACTGCGCTTGGACCTTCTATCGCAGGATATCTTGATGATGCACAAGTCGTCGAGGTCATGCTCAATCCTGATGGACGGCTCTGGATTGATCGTTTGTCCGAAGGTCTTCGCCCGACCGATCACTGCGTTTCCCATGCGGATGGAGAACGCATCATTCGCTTGGTCGCCCATCATGTCAGCGTCGAAGTTCATACGGGTGCGCCACGCGTGTCCGCCGAGCTACCCGAGACGGGAGAACGGTTCGAGGGGCTGCTTCCACCGGTCGTTACCGCGCCCACCTTCGCAATTCGCAAGCCGGCCGTGGCTGTCTTCACGCTCAAAGACTACGTGACGGCCGACGTCATGACCGCGACGCAGGCGGAGACGCTCCGGGCCGCGGTCGCCGACCGTCGCAACATCCTCGTCGCGGGAGGCACCTCGACCGGAAAAACCACCCTAACGAACTCACTCTTGGCCGAAGTCGCCAAAACCGAGGATCGCGTCGTTCTTATCGAGGACACACGCGAGCTGCAGTGTGCTGCACCAAACCTCGTGGCGCTGCGTACCAAGGATGGTGTGGCTTCTCTGTCCGATCTCGTCCGCTCGTCCCTGCGCCTGCGGCCTGACCGCATTCCCATCGGTGAAGTGCGCGGCCCAGAGGCGCTTGATCTCCTGAAGGCCTGGGGCACGGGTCATCCCGGCGGCATCGGCACAATCCATGCCGGGACAGCTCTTGGTGCCCTGCGCCGTATGGAGCAGCTGATCCAGGAAGCTGTCGTCACAGTCCCCCGCGCGCTGATCGCCGAAACGATTGACATCGTCGCCGTCCTGTCGGGGCGCGGTTCCGCGCGCCGCCTAAGTGAACTGGCGCACGTCGAAGGGCTAGATCCGACCGGTGACTATTGTCTCTCACCCGCAACCGACACCAGTAAAGGATCCGATTGA
- the tnpA gene encoding IS66-like element accessory protein TnpA: MRGEVLGVERRRRWNDDDKLAIVSSVGINGATVTHVAHRHDVTRQQIYRWRHELKKKGLWPTGEGGVFLPIDFHVADVVTSPTEPTPPSAVELSLSNRRCLRFDTGMEAAALTRLIRAVEAA, translated from the coding sequence ATGCGCGGTGAGGTTTTGGGTGTTGAGCGTCGGCGGCGTTGGAATGACGATGACAAGTTGGCGATTGTTTCATCTGTCGGAATTAACGGTGCAACGGTCACGCATGTTGCGCATAGGCACGATGTGACGCGCCAGCAGATTTACAGATGGCGGCATGAGCTTAAGAAGAAGGGGCTTTGGCCCACCGGCGAGGGCGGAGTTTTTCTGCCAATTGATTTCCATGTTGCAGACGTAGTGACATCACCTACGGAGCCCACACCGCCATCTGCTGTGGAGCTTTCCTTGAGCAATAGACGTTGCTTGCGATTTGATACTGGCATGGAAGCCGCCGCGCTGACGCGATTGATCCGGGCGGTGGAAGCCGCGTGA
- the tnpB gene encoding IS66 family insertion sequence element accessory protein TnpB (TnpB, as the term is used for proteins encoded by IS66 family insertion elements, is considered an accessory protein, since TnpC, encoded by a neighboring gene, is a DDE family transposase.), giving the protein MIGPGTGVRVYLACGVTDMRKGIAGLSTLAQDVLRQKPASGAVFAFRGRRGDRLKLLYWDGQGFCLYYKVLERGRFPWPSAQDGAARLTSAQLAMLWEGIDWRRPDWGAPPARVG; this is encoded by the coding sequence GTGATCGGTCCGGGAACCGGGGTTCGGGTTTATCTGGCCTGTGGGGTGACGGATATGAGGAAAGGCATCGCGGGCCTTTCAACGTTGGCACAGGATGTGTTGCGTCAGAAGCCTGCCAGCGGTGCAGTGTTTGCCTTTCGCGGGCGGCGGGGTGACCGGCTGAAGCTGCTGTATTGGGACGGCCAAGGTTTTTGTCTTTACTACAAGGTTCTGGAGCGGGGGCGGTTTCCATGGCCAAGTGCCCAGGATGGTGCGGCGCGATTAACCTCAGCGCAACTGGCAATGCTGTGGGAGGGCATTGATTGGCGCAGGCCGGACTGGGGCGCGCCACCTGCGCGTGTTGGTTAA